In one Arenibacter antarcticus genomic region, the following are encoded:
- a CDS encoding FUSC family membrane protein — protein sequence MSNVTLHISKNFKELLQFLKSISFSRAIRVGIAVTLPVLMGIQLGYFEIGLALSFGAFWSSPSDVSGSFRHKIKGILISATLVMIVSFIKGYLHFQLWLLLPVLGLLTFTIAYISIYGFRASLISFSGLMALVLSFANESEELEIYQYAVLIGVGGLWYLLLSKAWHRINPKAETEEFLSETFLLTSELIETRGKLVNPHEDHEKLQSKLLKLQSDLTTNHETLREILILSRRTSGWSNYQNKRLLIFVQLIEMLETAISNPVNYHRMDVLFNDHPQYIKRFQDLIFEMSYQLRMISEAGNDHRKLPKNDFMRQCFENVRRDVALLRETKYYEEYLMLQNLLEYQEKQFEKLKSIKRLLGDPNSTEINVIDRKKAKRFIAPQDYDPKLLLRNFSFRSTIFRHSVRLAVTVMIGYALGSIFAFQNPYSILLIVIVIMRPSYGLTRSRAKDRMIGTLIGGAIAFGVVFMIQDPYVYGIMGVISLVIALSLVQKNYKASATFITLSVVFIYAILSPDVLSLIKFRILDTLVGAGLSYAAMLWLWPAWEFVEMKESIEKSVKANKDFLHKIIEYYLLKGHIPTSYNIARKQAFLETSNLSSAFQRMTQEPKSKQREMNKVYELVVLNHNFLASLASLSTYIQHYDTTEASERFKTATEKIAFNLERVVQCLKDKTCNGAGASSEDTTLFDDQLPVFNYLEINTLKSNDTETLRELQEAHLVWEQLEWLFSISGRMLKLSASVKLD from the coding sequence TTGAGCAATGTAACATTACATATTTCCAAGAATTTTAAGGAATTACTACAATTTTTAAAAAGCATCAGCTTTTCAAGGGCCATCCGGGTCGGGATTGCAGTTACCCTACCTGTACTAATGGGGATTCAACTTGGGTATTTTGAAATTGGACTGGCACTCAGCTTTGGTGCCTTTTGGAGTTCGCCCAGCGATGTTAGTGGTAGTTTTCGACATAAAATAAAAGGTATTCTTATTTCTGCAACATTGGTTATGATTGTCAGTTTTATAAAAGGCTATCTTCATTTTCAACTTTGGCTGTTGCTTCCTGTATTGGGATTGCTCACTTTTACTATCGCTTATATCTCTATATATGGTTTTCGTGCCTCGCTCATTAGTTTTTCGGGCCTTATGGCCTTGGTATTGAGCTTTGCCAACGAATCAGAAGAACTGGAAATTTATCAATATGCTGTGTTGATAGGTGTAGGCGGACTTTGGTATTTGCTCTTGTCCAAGGCTTGGCATCGAATAAACCCAAAGGCAGAAACCGAGGAGTTTTTGTCTGAAACTTTTTTGCTGACTTCTGAACTGATAGAAACACGGGGAAAATTGGTTAATCCACACGAAGACCACGAAAAATTACAGTCTAAACTACTTAAACTGCAAAGTGATCTTACCACAAATCATGAAACGCTCAGAGAAATTTTGATTCTTTCCAGAAGGACTTCTGGTTGGTCAAATTATCAGAATAAACGCCTCTTGATATTTGTGCAATTAATTGAGATGCTAGAAACAGCAATTTCAAATCCCGTGAATTACCATCGAATGGATGTGCTTTTTAATGACCATCCACAATACATTAAGAGATTTCAGGATCTTATTTTTGAAATGTCTTACCAATTGCGGATGATTTCCGAAGCTGGAAATGACCATAGAAAACTGCCAAAGAACGATTTTATGAGGCAATGCTTTGAAAACGTAAGACGTGATGTAGCCTTATTACGTGAAACGAAGTATTACGAGGAATATCTTATGCTTCAAAATTTGCTCGAATATCAGGAAAAACAGTTCGAAAAACTAAAAAGTATAAAACGCCTTTTAGGCGACCCTAATTCTACCGAAATTAATGTTATCGATAGAAAAAAAGCAAAACGTTTTATCGCACCCCAAGATTATGACCCTAAGCTATTACTTAGGAACTTTAGTTTTAGGTCCACCATTTTCAGACATTCGGTTCGGTTGGCGGTGACAGTTATGATCGGTTATGCGCTAGGCTCTATTTTTGCCTTTCAGAATCCATATTCGATTTTGTTGATCGTTATTGTAATCATGCGGCCTAGTTACGGACTTACTAGGAGCAGAGCGAAGGACCGAATGATTGGTACACTTATTGGCGGAGCCATTGCCTTTGGTGTGGTTTTCATGATTCAGGATCCCTATGTATACGGAATTATGGGAGTAATTTCTTTGGTGATTGCACTTTCCTTGGTGCAAAAAAATTATAAAGCTTCGGCGACTTTCATTACCCTGAGTGTTGTATTTATTTATGCAATTCTCAGCCCTGATGTCTTGAGCTTAATAAAATTCCGCATCTTAGACACGCTTGTTGGAGCGGGACTGTCATATGCTGCAATGTTGTGGCTTTGGCCGGCTTGGGAGTTTGTTGAAATGAAGGAGAGTATAGAAAAAAGTGTGAAGGCCAACAAGGATTTTCTCCATAAAATTATTGAATATTATCTGCTCAAAGGGCATATACCAACTTCTTACAATATAGCGCGTAAACAAGCATTTTTGGAAACCTCCAATTTAAGCTCAGCCTTTCAGCGCATGACACAGGAACCCAAGTCGAAACAAAGGGAAATGAATAAAGTTTACGAACTAGTCGTCTTGAACCATAACTTTTTAGCTTCCTTGGCTTCGTTAAGTACCTACATACAGCACTATGATACTACTGAGGCAAGTGAACGGTTCAAAACTGCAACAGAAAAGATAGCGTTTAACTTAGAGCGGGTTGTACAATGCTTAAAAGACAAGACATGCAATGGGGCGGGTGCATCTTCTGAGGACACTACACTTTTTGATGATCAATTGCCAGTCTTCAATTATTTAGAAATCAACACTTTGAAATCTAATGATACGGAAACCTTACGTGAACTACAAGAGGCCCATTTGGTTTGGGAACAACTAGAATGGTTGTTTTCAATAAGCGGTAGAATGCTTAAACTGTCCGCATCCGTGAAGCTGGATTAA
- the ureA gene encoding urease subunit gamma — MKLTSRETEKLMLFLAGELAEKRKARGLKLNYPESIALISARLHELARDGKRVAELMQIGATFLTREDVMEGVPEMISDIQIEATFPDGTKLVTVTNPIR, encoded by the coding sequence ATGAAATTAACTTCCAGGGAAACAGAAAAACTCATGCTTTTTCTTGCAGGGGAACTCGCTGAAAAACGCAAGGCAAGAGGTTTAAAATTAAACTATCCGGAGTCCATCGCATTAATCAGTGCAAGACTACATGAACTGGCAAGAGATGGTAAAAGAGTGGCAGAATTAATGCAGATAGGAGCAACCTTTCTTACTAGAGAAGATGTTATGGAAGGCGTTCCAGAAATGATTTCAGATATACAAATCGAAGCTACTTTTCCTGATGGGACAAAGTTAGTAACGGTTACTAACCCTATTCGTTAA
- a CDS encoding urease accessory protein UreF, whose translation MNKDTAKSKELGSLIEILHITDPTLPIGGFSHSNGLETYVQQNLVKNASTTQDFVESMLKNNYKYNDALAVKLAYEFTLEKNVYELLNLDEECNALKAPREVREGSQKLGTRLIKIYATLLDDPFLNQINDHIEKKEMEGHYPIIYGIITSLLKIDKEKATCAFLYNAAVAMVTNAVKLVPLGQTDGQQIIYNVQGLIEDLTLEIMDVERELHGVCNTALDIKCMQHEHLYSRLYMS comes from the coding sequence ATGAATAAGGACACAGCCAAATCCAAAGAATTGGGTTCACTTATTGAAATACTCCATATTACGGACCCTACGTTGCCTATTGGTGGGTTCTCACACTCTAACGGTTTAGAAACCTATGTTCAGCAAAATTTAGTAAAGAACGCTTCCACAACGCAGGATTTCGTGGAAAGTATGTTAAAAAACAACTATAAGTATAATGATGCATTAGCGGTAAAATTGGCTTATGAATTTACCTTGGAAAAAAACGTATATGAACTCCTGAATTTAGACGAGGAATGTAATGCTTTAAAGGCACCAAGAGAAGTGCGCGAGGGAAGTCAGAAATTGGGAACCCGATTGATAAAAATATATGCTACGTTATTGGATGATCCTTTTTTAAACCAAATTAATGATCACATTGAAAAAAAGGAGATGGAGGGTCATTATCCAATAATTTATGGAATAATAACCTCCCTCTTAAAAATAGATAAGGAAAAAGCTACTTGTGCATTTCTTTACAATGCTGCTGTAGCTATGGTTACAAATGCCGTAAAGCTTGTTCCCCTTGGCCAAACAGATGGTCAGCAAATAATTTATAATGTACAAGGCCTAATCGAAGATCTGACTTTAGAAATAATGGATGTAGAAAGAGAACTGCATGGGGTTTGTAATACCGCTTTAGACATAAAGTGTATGCAGCACGAGCATCTATATTCAAGATTATACATGTCCTAA
- the ureG gene encoding urease accessory protein UreG, whose product MEERKYIKIGVAGPVGTGKTALIEKITRRIAKEYSIGVVTNDIYTKEDAKYLENNSSLEANRIIGVETGGCPHTAIREDASMNLEAVDEIVNRHPEVEIIFIESGGDNLSATFSPDLADVTIFVISVAAGSDIPRKGGPGITRSDLLVINKMDLAPYVKADLKLMEDDARRMRNGEPFIFTNLMTDEGLDSVIQWIKRYALLEEKTEEPQLLR is encoded by the coding sequence ATGGAAGAAAGAAAATATATAAAAATTGGAGTTGCAGGACCAGTAGGTACCGGAAAAACAGCTTTGATAGAGAAAATAACAAGAAGAATTGCAAAAGAGTATAGCATTGGAGTGGTAACCAATGATATTTATACAAAAGAAGATGCTAAATATCTCGAAAATAATTCCTCTTTGGAGGCCAATAGAATTATAGGCGTCGAAACAGGTGGTTGTCCACACACGGCGATTAGAGAGGATGCAAGTATGAACCTTGAAGCAGTTGATGAAATCGTCAATAGACATCCTGAGGTAGAAATTATCTTTATTGAAAGTGGCGGGGATAATTTATCTGCAACCTTCAGCCCTGATCTAGCCGACGTAACAATATTCGTTATTTCCGTGGCCGCAGGATCCGATATTCCACGAAAAGGAGGTCCTGGGATTACCCGTTCTGATTTATTGGTGATTAACAAAATGGATTTAGCTCCTTATGTAAAGGCTGATTTGAAGCTAATGGAAGATGATGCACGCAGAATGCGAAATGGCGAACCTTTTATCTTTACAAACCTTATGACTGATGAAGGCTTAGATAGTGTTATTCAGTGGATAAAGCGCTACGCTTTATTGGAAGAAAAAACTGAAGAACCCCAATTGCTTAGATAA
- a CDS encoding PLP-dependent transferase: MEDNKVLNYIKDLLENMPNDWLGLTTHRLDIYNEKLAKTQFLEQLEVLFTDNNSETSALNKLPTAYDYIRLGHPLSCLLEWGIANLNNLNAKNVISFSSRTMPVLAILRKNLLDNKITRIMYSGDLPEFFDTEVLKSVYGYKFELKKVGEKAVVPEFNGSTIFFSQQDEISNVDLQPNIDFFINAHALLGSVLVVNGVQNENYIPEIQHVRRRETIAMTPSNCYAALRLLIKDSSFDTPKSNLELNKTLVLDSINEITGTTTKVLVASSGLSVQYAIMMGLIHDAQEKHKGKAIKFIVPPNCYGGTNDQARRVADCIDMVEIVDLPVDGENDMVQSIDMVLAKIAKEDAVPYIIAEIPTNPRVEVPDLIALSAVLSKERKTAKGEIAIDPVFILDQTFCPNVHFLGEGEILSTVRTISFASGSKFPSGGQCTAGYCVGNSKTDGLMAIIEMHLKLCDNGATNLQMEILGNQLPSMNQRIIDAYKNTREFVDFINDTLPEAKINFVSPALADQGFTPSVFSLDLPTKGNSDEEKETYKRALNLKLINLMITKIPDESKFCVSYGQLNGCYWTIPATSTQGTTKEGDKDYIVRASLSPNLDLELHKKVFLEFVNKI, encoded by the coding sequence ATGGAAGATAATAAAGTATTAAATTACATTAAGGATTTATTAGAAAATATGCCAAATGATTGGTTGGGTTTAACAACCCATCGACTGGATATTTATAATGAAAAATTGGCCAAGACCCAGTTTTTGGAACAATTGGAGGTTTTATTTACTGACAATAATTCTGAAACATCGGCGCTAAATAAATTACCGACTGCATACGATTATATTCGATTGGGTCATCCACTATCTTGTCTGCTGGAATGGGGTATAGCGAACTTAAATAATCTTAATGCAAAAAATGTAATAAGCTTTTCATCAAGGACGATGCCTGTTTTGGCTATTTTACGGAAAAATCTTTTGGATAATAAAATCACCCGAATTATGTATTCAGGTGATTTACCAGAATTCTTTGATACCGAAGTATTAAAAAGTGTTTATGGTTATAAATTTGAGTTAAAGAAAGTTGGAGAAAAAGCAGTGGTTCCTGAGTTTAACGGGAGCACCATTTTCTTTTCACAACAGGATGAAATTTCTAATGTTGACCTCCAACCAAATATCGATTTTTTCATCAACGCTCATGCTCTCCTTGGAAGTGTTTTAGTCGTCAATGGGGTACAGAATGAAAATTATATCCCAGAGATTCAGCATGTGAGAAGAAGGGAGACAATTGCAATGACACCATCCAATTGTTATGCTGCTTTAAGGTTACTAATAAAGGATTCTTCTTTTGATACTCCAAAAAGTAATCTTGAATTAAATAAAACACTTGTTCTAGATTCAATTAATGAGATTACCGGTACTACAACAAAGGTATTGGTTGCTTCTAGTGGACTCTCTGTTCAGTATGCCATAATGATGGGGCTAATTCATGATGCTCAAGAAAAACATAAGGGAAAGGCTATCAAATTTATTGTTCCTCCAAATTGTTACGGTGGAACTAATGACCAAGCAAGACGGGTTGCTGATTGTATTGATATGGTTGAAATTGTGGATTTGCCCGTTGATGGTGAAAACGATATGGTTCAAAGTATTGATATGGTTTTAGCTAAAATAGCCAAAGAAGATGCTGTGCCTTATATCATCGCTGAAATTCCAACAAACCCTAGAGTGGAGGTTCCAGATCTTATAGCGCTAAGCGCCGTTTTAAGTAAAGAGCGTAAAACAGCGAAGGGTGAAATTGCTATTGATCCAGTTTTTATTTTAGATCAAACATTTTGTCCTAACGTACACTTTTTGGGTGAAGGTGAAATACTCTCTACGGTTAGGACCATTTCATTTGCTAGTGGATCCAAATTTCCAAGTGGCGGGCAATGTACCGCTGGTTATTGTGTAGGAAATAGTAAAACTGACGGTTTGATGGCAATAATAGAAATGCACCTGAAGCTTTGTGATAATGGTGCAACAAATCTTCAAATGGAAATTTTAGGCAATCAATTGCCTTCAATGAATCAAAGAATTATTGATGCTTATAAGAATACTCGTGAATTTGTAGACTTTATCAACGACACTTTACCGGAGGCGAAAATCAATTTTGTTTCGCCAGCATTGGCAGATCAAGGATTTACTCCATCAGTATTTTCATTAGACCTTCCTACTAAAGGTAATAGCGATGAGGAAAAAGAGACTTATAAAAGAGCGTTAAATCTTAAATTAATAAATTTAATGATAACAAAAATCCCTGATGAAAGTAAGTTCTGTGTGAGCTATGGACAGTTAAATGGATGTTATTGGACAATACCGGCAACATCTACGCAAGGGACCACCAAAGAGGGGGACAAAGATTATATTGTACGTGCATCTCTTTCACCAAATTTGGATCTTGAACTACACAAGAAAGTCTTTTTAGAGTTTGTTAATAAAATATAA
- a CDS encoding urease subunit beta, with the protein MIPGEYILKEEKIVCNAKHESITLKVINTGDRPVQIGSHFHFFEINKKMSFDREKAFGKRLDILSGTAIRFEPGESTEVQLINIGGSRKFYGASNLTQGDTTSKESLEKAMKKMESQNFKNIKS; encoded by the coding sequence ATGATTCCCGGAGAATATATTTTAAAAGAAGAAAAAATTGTTTGCAATGCGAAACATGAAAGCATTACTCTTAAAGTAATCAATACGGGTGATCGACCTGTGCAGATAGGTTCTCATTTTCACTTTTTTGAAATTAACAAAAAAATGTCTTTCGATCGAGAAAAGGCTTTTGGAAAGCGTTTGGATATCTTATCGGGTACAGCAATTCGTTTTGAGCCAGGTGAATCTACCGAAGTACAACTAATAAATATCGGAGGGAGTAGAAAGTTTTATGGTGCTAGTAACTTAACACAAGGAGATACAACTTCTAAAGAGAGTTTGGAGAAAGCGATGAAAAAGATGGAATCTCAAAACTTTAAAAATATAAAATCATGA
- the ureE gene encoding urease accessory protein UreE has protein sequence MICKKVIGNIETYPIRSKAKDLLNLQWFETTKRIMRKRSEANQEVVIKFLKEGTRLKEGDILYEDIDKVVVVNILPCDAIQVTPRSIYEMGTVCYEIGNKHLPLFIQDNHVLIPYEKPLERLLIATGYEVTKTHCKLLNMLKANVEPHQHGKSGSSLFSKILELTTKE, from the coding sequence ATGATCTGTAAAAAAGTAATAGGTAATATTGAAACCTATCCCATTCGTTCCAAGGCTAAAGATTTATTAAACTTGCAATGGTTCGAGACTACTAAGCGCATTATGCGCAAACGGTCAGAAGCGAATCAAGAGGTCGTCATCAAATTTTTAAAGGAAGGAACTAGACTTAAGGAAGGGGATATTCTTTACGAAGATATTGATAAGGTTGTAGTCGTGAATATTTTACCTTGCGATGCCATTCAAGTTACTCCAAGGTCTATTTATGAAATGGGGACGGTCTGTTATGAAATAGGCAACAAACACTTGCCGCTTTTTATTCAAGACAACCACGTGCTTATTCCCTACGAAAAACCCTTGGAACGCCTACTAATAGCTACTGGCTATGAGGTAACAAAAACTCATTGCAAACTACTCAATATGTTAAAAGCCAACGTAGAGCCTCATCAGCACGGTAAATCAGGAAGCTCTCTCTTTTCAAAAATTCTCGAATTAACTACTAAGGAGTAA
- the ureC gene encoding urease subunit alpha, whose amino-acid sequence MSFKVDRLKYANIYGPTIGDKVRLGDTELFIQIEKDFNSDSYGEESTFGGGKNVRDGMAQSSTRTRDENVLDFVILNVIVIDHWGIIKGDVGIKDGKIIGVGKAGNPDTMDGITENMIIGASTEVHSGAGHILTAGGIDTHVHFISPPQIEHALFSGLTTMIGGGSGPADGTSATLVTSGAWHIEKMIQASENFPMNVGFFGKGNCSTIAPLIEQIEAGALGLKVHEDWGATPAALDASLTVADKYDIQVALHADSLNEAGFLEDTVNAINGRTIHTFHTEGAGGGHAPDIMKIASHSNVLPSSTNPTMPFTINTVDEHLDMLMVAHHLKKSIPEDVAFADSRIRKETMAAEDILHDLGVISMMSSDSQAMGRAAEVIIRTWQTAHKNKLQRGFLEEDKEIEADNFRVKRYISKYTINPAISHGISKYVGSVEPGKIADLVLWKPAFFGAKPEMVIKGGMIAASKMGDPNGAIPTPQPVLMRNMFGTLGVAVHKTAVTFVSQAGMDNNIAKKYGVKKKLLPVINCRTVGKKDMIHNDAMPNIEVNPENYEVTVDGKVITSEPLEVVPLGQLYFLF is encoded by the coding sequence ATGAGTTTTAAGGTAGATAGGTTAAAATATGCGAATATATACGGACCTACAATAGGCGATAAAGTTCGTTTAGGAGATACTGAACTGTTTATTCAAATTGAAAAAGATTTTAATAGCGATAGTTATGGTGAAGAAAGTACGTTTGGTGGAGGTAAGAACGTAAGGGATGGTATGGCTCAATCGTCTACGAGAACAAGAGATGAAAATGTTCTTGACTTTGTTATTTTAAACGTAATAGTCATTGATCATTGGGGCATTATTAAGGGGGATGTAGGTATTAAGGATGGTAAAATCATAGGAGTTGGTAAAGCCGGAAATCCGGATACCATGGATGGCATAACGGAAAATATGATTATTGGAGCATCTACGGAGGTACACTCTGGTGCTGGTCATATTTTAACGGCTGGAGGAATAGACACGCATGTCCATTTTATTAGTCCACCACAAATAGAGCATGCATTATTTAGTGGTCTTACCACGATGATAGGCGGGGGGTCTGGCCCTGCGGATGGCACCAGTGCCACATTAGTAACTTCCGGAGCATGGCACATAGAGAAAATGATACAAGCTTCTGAAAATTTTCCAATGAACGTAGGATTTTTTGGAAAAGGTAACTGCAGTACAATAGCCCCTTTGATTGAACAAATTGAGGCTGGGGCTCTTGGACTAAAAGTACATGAAGACTGGGGTGCTACGCCAGCTGCACTCGATGCTTCACTTACAGTGGCTGATAAATATGATATTCAGGTAGCCTTACATGCCGATAGCTTGAACGAAGCAGGGTTTTTAGAGGACACCGTTAATGCCATTAACGGACGAACCATTCATACCTTTCATACCGAAGGCGCTGGTGGCGGACATGCACCGGACATTATGAAAATCGCATCGCATTCAAATGTGCTCCCTAGTTCAACCAATCCAACGATGCCTTTCACTATCAATACGGTAGATGAGCATTTAGATATGCTTATGGTTGCTCACCACCTAAAAAAATCCATCCCTGAAGATGTAGCTTTCGCAGATTCAAGGATCAGAAAAGAAACCATGGCCGCAGAAGATATACTGCATGACTTGGGAGTTATCAGCATGATGAGTTCTGATTCCCAAGCAATGGGAAGGGCTGCCGAAGTTATTATTAGAACGTGGCAAACTGCTCACAAGAACAAGTTGCAACGCGGATTTTTGGAAGAGGATAAAGAAATTGAGGCAGATAATTTCAGGGTAAAAAGATATATTTCCAAGTACACTATTAATCCTGCGATTTCGCATGGTATTTCTAAATATGTGGGGTCTGTTGAACCAGGTAAAATTGCCGATCTCGTATTGTGGAAACCGGCATTTTTTGGTGCTAAACCAGAAATGGTGATTAAAGGAGGTATGATTGCAGCTAGTAAAATGGGAGATCCAAACGGAGCTATTCCTACCCCCCAACCGGTATTAATGCGAAATATGTTTGGAACTTTGGGGGTGGCGGTTCACAAAACAGCCGTAACCTTTGTATCGCAAGCAGGAATGGATAATAATATTGCTAAAAAATACGGTGTCAAAAAGAAACTATTGCCTGTTATAAATTGCCGGACAGTAGGTAAAAAAGACATGATTCACAATGACGCTATGCCAAATATTGAGGTAAATCCTGAAAATTATGAAGTCACTGTGGACGGAAAAGTCATTACCAGCGAGCCCCTTGAGGTAGTCCCTTTAGGACAACTATACTTTCTTTTTTAA
- a CDS encoding urease accessory protein UreD, giving the protein MEKYSLKTGLREQTILKDVYFTPPFNLVEVRENKKNPLLEMMVMSSSPGILNDDFYDINIEVIDGSSLNLQTQSYQRIYISVKGTNQNMAISVGESAYFSHVPHPVVPHKGARYTAKNTINIKSSSTLLWGEILTCGRKYMGEGELFQFKKHHAITEIYQEDVLIFKDNLYIVPEEINLKEFGQYEEFTHQGSLFFITPQTDVIERMEKIVNRLSKEDGISYGISKVLDNAYVLRILGNEGEQLYKLFTQIRREEDYLINQSVKLN; this is encoded by the coding sequence ATGGAAAAATACAGTCTTAAAACAGGTCTAAGGGAGCAAACTATACTGAAAGACGTCTATTTTACGCCTCCCTTTAACTTGGTTGAAGTTAGAGAAAACAAAAAAAATCCATTGTTAGAGATGATGGTGATGTCATCATCCCCCGGTATTCTTAACGATGATTTTTACGATATCAATATTGAGGTGATAGATGGATCTTCCTTGAATTTGCAGACCCAATCCTACCAACGCATTTATATTTCAGTAAAAGGTACCAATCAGAATATGGCTATATCAGTTGGTGAAAGTGCTTATTTTAGTCATGTCCCCCATCCTGTGGTGCCTCATAAAGGCGCACGTTATACTGCAAAAAACACCATTAACATAAAAAGTAGCAGCACCTTGTTGTGGGGCGAAATATTGACCTGTGGTCGTAAATATATGGGGGAAGGAGAGTTGTTTCAGTTCAAAAAACATCATGCTATTACAGAAATATATCAAGAAGATGTTTTAATTTTTAAAGACAATCTATATATCGTTCCTGAAGAAATAAATCTGAAGGAATTCGGTCAATACGAAGAGTTTACCCATCAAGGAAGTTTATTCTTTATAACTCCGCAAACTGATGTTATAGAACGAATGGAAAAAATAGTCAATAGACTTTCAAAAGAAGACGGTATTAGTTACGGTATATCTAAGGTATTGGATAATGCATATGTGCTCAGAATTTTAGGAAATGAAGGCGAACAGCTCTATAAACTCTTCACTCAAATACGGAGGGAAGAAGACTATTTAATTAACCAAAGCGTAAAACTAAATTAA